The genomic interval GATGTTCTCTGGGCCTGCGGCCCGATGGGCAATGGCATAATCGATACCTAGGTGGGCCAGTGCATATTGAATGCCCTTGGAAGCACCACCGTTCCCCAAAATGAGCGCAGGTCGTCCAGAGCTTAAGACTTGATCTTGGTCTAAGGCTTCTAGAAACCCGCGCCAGTCGGTATTCTCGGCCCGTAGGGCCTGGTCATTAGAATCCATCACCAAGGTGTTGGCGGCTCCAATGGCCCGCACGTGCTCTGTTTGACGTTCCGGGGGCACAAAATTCAGGACGCGCTCTTTGTATGGAATGGTGACGTTGATACCGACAAGTCCCGTTTGCTGTGACCACCAGGCGTATAGATCGTCAGGTAAGTTAGGCAGGTCATAGAGCTCATAGGCCCAATCCTGAAGGCCTTCTCGAAAGAACTTTTCGCTGAAGTAGCGCTCGCTAAAGCTGTGAGTCAAAGGATGTCCAATCAGGCCAAGACGCTTCATGATTCAGAGCGATTTGCGGAGTATTCCAGCCCGAAAATGAGTCCAAGGCCCAATAGCATGATGCCGATGGCCGCCCAGGTGTGTCCTAGACCGAAGTCTGGCCAATAGCGCGCATAAAGTAGAACGATCTCTTGTCCATCGGCGTCAATGGCCGTTTTCAATGGGCGTTGCCAAGGCCAAATAATCAATAGTGAGCCCAAGACAAATCCTGTGAGTAAGGCCATCGTTCGGTCATGATGCTTGCGAAGCAACCAGGACAATACATTGGACAAGCCAATAAGACCCCCGATGCTCCCAGCGATAAAGAGACTGAGAAGCGGCACGTTGAAGTTCGTAACGCTATCGATTAAAAGGAGCTCATAGTTCCCCATTAGAATGAGCAAGAATGAGCCCGAGATCCCAGGAAGCGTCATGCCAGAAATACTCACGGCTCCACAAATCAGTACATACCACCAGGCCGGATTTTCCTGCGCTTGAGGGAGAAAGGCTAAGGAAATGCTAATAACGAAGCCAATCCCAGACCATAGCTTGGCTCCGGGTGTCCAACGCTCAATGTTTCGGCCAATAAAGTAAACCGAGCCTAGAATTAGGCCAAAGAAAAGTGACCAGATGAAAACGGGATAGTGCTCAAACAAGTATTCGAAGACTTGAGCGATCAGGGATACGCTGAGAACTATTCCAATGATGACGGCAAGGAGAAAACGGCCGTTGATATAGAGGTTGAATTCCGAGAATCGTCCTTGAACCAATAGGGTCAGGGCCTTGAGGTCGAGGCGTCGCAAGGAGTTGATGAAATCTTCGTAGATCCCGACGACGAGGGCTATAGTGCCACCCGAGACTCCGGGAATAATGTTTCCGGCGCCCATGAGGGTGGCTTTGAGCACTAAAATTAAGAAGGATCGGAAGTCGTTCATTCAGCCGCCGGTTTCCGTGTGGAAAGGCGTTCAAGGTAGTAAATCAAGGCGAATCCAAAGACGGCGAGCCCAACGGCGGCAAGGACTTGAGGGTCTCCGTCAAAAGCTTGGGGGAGTACACTTTTTTCGAGGAACGGAACTTCTTCACCGTGGCTATCGACACGAGTGGAAAGCACCTGTTTCCATGGCCAAACTTTGTTCAACGATCCAATCATAAACCCAGTGAGCAAGGCCACGGTCAGATCGTGGTAGCGATCGAACATCCAGCTCAATAGGCGCGAAAAGCTCAACAAACCCACGGCACATCCGGCAAGGAAGACGGCGAGGACATCGGCCCGTAGGGCACTAATACTATCGAGGATATGGCGGTACTGACCCAAGAGTAAGAGGATGAAGCTACCGCTGATACCCGGAAGAATCATGGCGCAGATGGCCAAGGCTCCGCTTAAGAAGACAAACCACAAAGCGGTAGGTGTTGTCGCCGGCGCTGCCACGGTGATGTAGAAGGCGATAATGGCCCCCAACACTAAAGAAATGATGTTGGCGCCTTTCCAGGAACCAATTTTTCGACCGACAAGCAGGGCGGAGGCGAGAATGAGTCCAAAGAAGAAGGACCAAATCAACACGGGGTGATTCTCCAATAGGTAGCCCAGTACCCGGGCCAAGCTCAAGACGCTGATGGCAATGCCGCCGAAGACGGAAGCCAAGAAGTTTCCGTTGATCGCTTTCCAGAACTCGCCTATTTTCCCGCTCAGCAGAAGTCGCAAGGCTGCGAGGTCTATGGATTTGAGCGTGTTGATGAGTTCCTCGTAGATGCCAGAAATGAAGGCGATGGTACCACCCGAAACTCCGGGTACTACATCGGCCGCACCCATCCCCATACCTTTGAGAATGAGTAATCCGTAATCTTTGGTGTTGCGCATCAGTTGGCGAGTTCAGCAATGGCGGCGTAACCGCCCGTGAGGGAATAAATATTGTCCAAGCCGAGTTCTCGTTGCAGCATGTACACCATTGCACTGGAGCGTTTGCTGGACTGGCAATAGACAACTACGGGGCGATCTTTGGGTAGTTCATCGGCCCGCTCGAAAACGGTTTCCATGGGCATGTGCACACAGGGCAAATGACCGTCTTCATATTCGTAATCTTCTCGGATATCAATGATGTACACGCTTTCATTTTGCTCGATCATTTCGAGCAATCGCGCCGGTGCCATTTCATTCAACATGGTGGGTCCTTAGCTTTGGTACTTGTTCAGCAAGGCGACGACCTGTTCGTTTTCAATCAACAATGGGAAATGCTTGAGGAAATCAGGCCCAACCTCGCCGTTCAAATGTAGTGCATTTTCGAGGAATCCTGCCGCTTCGTCATCCGAGCCAATCAAGAAGAGATAGCCTGCATACGTGAAGTTTAAGGCTGCATCCTCCGGGTTGAGCTCAATACCTTTACTCAGCTTTTGCATGGCACCTTCGTACTCTTCCAGTTCAATGAGCAAGTCTGCGAAGTTGATCCAAACGCGCGGTTCAATATGACCTAAATCCAGCACCTTCTGGAAGTTTACTCGAGCCTCACCAAGGAAGCCCAGTTTCCGGTTGCTGGTACCGCAAATAAATTGGTAGTCAGCGTTTTCGGGGCAGAGTTCGGTCGCTTTCCGAATAAAGTATATCCCTTCAGACAGCTTTCCAATTTCATCGAGGAGCAATCCGCGCTCCATCCAAGCTTCGTCCAAAGAAGGATCTTCGTGTGTGGCTTTAATAGAGTAGACCAGCGCCGCACGCGGATTTCCCATTCGCTTGTAGATATTGGAAATCTTGAGGTAGGAAATGCCCGTGGGCGAATCCAATTCAATGAGTTCTTTGTAGACTTCAATAGCGCCCTCATAGTTTTCCATGTCCTCCAGAATGGAGGCCTTTTCGTGGTAGGCCGCGGCAAATTGGTCGTCAATGACGATGGAATATTCAACAGCACGCAGGGCTTCTTCGAAATTGCTTTCGTTGTGCCACGCGACAGCCATTTGATACCATCCAATCTCGGAGTAAGGGTTCTCTTCCAGGAACTCTTGGAAAAACTTGAGTCCTTCAGCATTATCATCGACCAATTCAAAGCAATAGGCGATGTTGTACAAGGCCAGCTCATCCTCCCCGTCGTGGTGCAAGGCTAACTTGTAGTACTCAATAGCTTGTTCGTATTGCTTCAAGTTCTGATACTCATTTCCCAGAAGCATGTATACATCAGCAGGAGGGGTATCAGACATCTCAATGGCCTTCTCAAACATCCGAATAGCCTGATGCGACAATCCCTTCTTGGAAAAGATCATCCCACGGGAAATGAAGAGCTCTTCATTATAGGGATCCAATCCCTCAGCCCGTTGCAATTCAACGAGTGCTTCATCGGTCCGATTGTAAGCCGCCAAAAGCTGTGCGCGCTTCAGAGGCAGATTCACGGCATTAGGGTGCTGCTGAACACCGTATTTGGTCGTCAACAGAGCCTTCTTCAGGCTTCCCGTCATCATATAGTGATCCGCTAGGGCTTCAAACTCGTGTACGTCGAAAAACACCACCGAATCATCCTTCAACATTTGCTCGAAGCGCTCAATCAGCTCTTCGGTTGCTTCAAATTCTTCGTAATCCATATAGTCCGGAGGTTACTCGTTTCTCCGAAAATACCCCTTATCCAGTTGAATTGAGAACAGACTTATTCAAAGTTCTTAACAACCAGGTATGGAAAAGCATATTCGAAAATCTATCTTTGGACAGCAAAATCCATTCCATGCCGTTAATCAAGAGTATTTCGGGAATTCGGGGCACAATAGGTGGCAAAGTGTCCGATAATTTAACGCCGGTAGACGCGGTTAAGTTTGCCAGTGCCTACGGCACGATGATTAAGCGCCAAAGTGGCAGTTCCAAGCCCCGCGTAGTCGTTGGACGCGACGGTCGAATCAGCGGGCCTATCGTTCAGGATTTGGTCGTGGCCAGTTTGCGCTCGGTAGGAATAGACGTAGTCGACTTGGACCTGAGTACTACACCTACTGTCGAGGTAGCTGTTCCGCTCGAAAAAGCGGACGGAGGAATCATTCTCACGGCCAGCCACAATCCAATCGAATGGAATGCTCTAAAGCTGCTCAACAGTGAAGGGGAGTTTTTGGATGCAGAAAAGGGAGCGGAAGTTTTGGCTTTAGCAGAGGCGGAAGACTTTGACTACGTGCCCGTTTTAGAGCTCGGTACCGTAGAACGGAAAGAAGACTATATCCAACGACACATTGACCTTGTGCTTAGACTCGAAGGAGTTGATGTGGAGGCCATACGTTCCGCTGATTTCTCTATCGCTGTGGACGGAGTGAATTCCACCGGAGGAATTGCGATACCGATGCTTTTGGAAGCCTTAGGAGTGCGCAAAGTCACAGCGCTTTATTGCGAGCCTACGGGTCATTTTCCGCATAATCCTGAGCCTTTAGCTGAGCACTTGACGGATTTGAGTACTGCCGTAGTGGAGAATGGCTGTGACCTGGGAGTTACGGTCGATCCTGATGTCGATCGCTTAGCTTTTATTTCTGAGGATGGATCCATGTTTGGTGAAGAGTACACTCTGGTCGCCTGTGCAGATTACTACATGAGCGTTAAGCCCGGAAACACCGTGAGTAATATGTCGTCCTCTCGTGCTTTGCGGGATGTGACCGAAAACCACGGACAAAGCTACACGGCTTCCGCCGTTGGGGAGGTGAATGTTGTTAAGGCCATGAAAGAGACCAACGCCACCATTGGTGGAGAAGGGAACGGGGGAATT from Cryomorphaceae bacterium carries:
- the aroE gene encoding shikimate dehydrogenase (AroE; catalyzes the conversion of shikimate to 3-dehydroshikimate), which codes for MKRLGLIGHPLTHSFSERYFSEKFFREGLQDWAYELYDLPNLPDDLYAWWSQQTGLVGINVTIPYKERVLNFVPPERQTEHVRAIGAANTLVMDSNDQALRAENTDWRGFLEALDQDQVLSSGRPALILGNGGASKGIQYALAHLGIDYAIAHRAAGPENILYEDLVGQMEQFGLIVNTTPLGTYPKEETYPPLPYEEVSEQHYYFDLVYRPEKTAAMKMCDLRGAYVQNGYGMLVSQAEIAWSFWREFYG
- a CDS encoding DUF368 domain-containing protein, which produces MNDFRSFLILVLKATLMGAGNIIPGVSGGTIALVVGIYEDFINSLRRLDLKALTLLVQGRFSEFNLYINGRFLLAVIIGIVLSVSLIAQVFEYLFEHYPVFIWSLFFGLILGSVYFIGRNIERWTPGAKLWSGIGFVISISLAFLPQAQENPAWWYVLICGAVSISGMTLPGISGSFLLILMGNYELLLIDSVTNFNVPLLSLFIAGSIGGLIGLSNVLSWLLRKHHDRTMALLTGFVLGSLLIIWPWQRPLKTAIDADGQEIVLLYARYWPDFGLGHTWAAIGIMLLGLGLIFGLEYSANRSES
- a CDS encoding DUF368 domain-containing protein produces the protein MRNTKDYGLLILKGMGMGAADVVPGVSGGTIAFISGIYEELINTLKSIDLAALRLLLSGKIGEFWKAINGNFLASVFGGIAISVLSLARVLGYLLENHPVLIWSFFFGLILASALLVGRKIGSWKGANIISLVLGAIIAFYITVAAPATTPTALWFVFLSGALAICAMILPGISGSFILLLLGQYRHILDSISALRADVLAVFLAGCAVGLLSFSRLLSWMFDRYHDLTVALLTGFMIGSLNKVWPWKQVLSTRVDSHGEEVPFLEKSVLPQAFDGDPQVLAAVGLAVFGFALIYYLERLSTRKPAAE
- a CDS encoding rhodanese-like domain-containing protein → MLNEMAPARLLEMIEQNESVYIIDIREDYEYEDGHLPCVHMPMETVFERADELPKDRPVVVYCQSSKRSSAMVYMLQRELGLDNIYSLTGGYAAIAELAN
- a CDS encoding tetratricopeptide repeat protein, which produces MDYEEFEATEELIERFEQMLKDDSVVFFDVHEFEALADHYMMTGSLKKALLTTKYGVQQHPNAVNLPLKRAQLLAAYNRTDEALVELQRAEGLDPYNEELFISRGMIFSKKGLSHQAIRMFEKAIEMSDTPPADVYMLLGNEYQNLKQYEQAIEYYKLALHHDGEDELALYNIAYCFELVDDNAEGLKFFQEFLEENPYSEIGWYQMAVAWHNESNFEEALRAVEYSIVIDDQFAAAYHEKASILEDMENYEGAIEVYKELIELDSPTGISYLKISNIYKRMGNPRAALVYSIKATHEDPSLDEAWMERGLLLDEIGKLSEGIYFIRKATELCPENADYQFICGTSNRKLGFLGEARVNFQKVLDLGHIEPRVWINFADLLIELEEYEGAMQKLSKGIELNPEDAALNFTYAGYLFLIGSDDEAAGFLENALHLNGEVGPDFLKHFPLLIENEQVVALLNKYQS
- the glmM gene encoding phosphoglucosamine mutase; this encodes MPLIKSISGIRGTIGGKVSDNLTPVDAVKFASAYGTMIKRQSGSSKPRVVVGRDGRISGPIVQDLVVASLRSVGIDVVDLDLSTTPTVEVAVPLEKADGGIILTASHNPIEWNALKLLNSEGEFLDAEKGAEVLALAEAEDFDYVPVLELGTVERKEDYIQRHIDLVLRLEGVDVEAIRSADFSIAVDGVNSTGGIAIPMLLEALGVRKVTALYCEPTGHFPHNPEPLAEHLTDLSTAVVENGCDLGVTVDPDVDRLAFISEDGSMFGEEYTLVACADYYMSVKPGNTVSNMSSSRALRDVTENHGQSYTASAVGEVNVVKAMKETNATIGGEGNGGIILPALHYGRDALVGVALFLSHLAKGQKKMTELRASYPSYFMSKQKIQLQPGMDVDGLLDQMASKYADLAPTTIDGVKIDFPQEWVHLRKSNTEPIIRVYSESGSPEGASALADRFRDEVLALT